In Planctomycetaceae bacterium, a genomic segment contains:
- a CDS encoding pitrilysin family protein, which translates to MTQQIESFRLSSGLSVVVERMPDLQSAAMTLMIPAGSVYDQVSKQGTAAILAEMLPRGAGGLSPREYCSQLDNLGLQRNISGGTGHLTISAATTADRLCDAIPEVAKMVCSPHLDDAEFDPARDMIEQGLMAMEDEPRQQLGRELRRYSYAAPWGNPSEGTREDLPNISNSDVREHFSRFVRPNKSILGIAGNVSPDQIRRVLEESFSGWGPGEEFEVVAGARPESPFHITHDSTQTHIGLSWESVPYNHDRYFEAWAAVSLLSGGMSSRLFTEVREKRGLCYAISASLSTLKDEGRVFAYAGTTTERAQETLDVTMSEVHRLHEGITDEELDRCKARAKSSLVMQQESTMSRASSMARDIYHMGRVVTLDEIRRRINELTVERVRQFVLDYSPKSTVLVTLGPKPLSLPCT; encoded by the coding sequence ATGACACAACAAATTGAGTCGTTTCGTTTATCCTCAGGATTGTCCGTCGTTGTCGAAAGAATGCCCGATCTGCAGTCCGCGGCGATGACATTGATGATTCCTGCCGGCAGCGTCTACGATCAGGTTTCGAAACAGGGAACAGCCGCCATCCTTGCGGAAATGCTTCCGCGTGGCGCTGGGGGGCTGTCTCCTCGTGAATATTGTTCCCAATTGGATAATCTTGGTCTGCAGCGAAACATTTCCGGCGGAACAGGTCACCTGACGATTTCTGCTGCCACCACAGCCGACCGTCTTTGCGATGCCATCCCTGAGGTCGCGAAGATGGTGTGTTCGCCGCATCTGGATGACGCGGAATTCGATCCGGCACGAGACATGATTGAGCAGGGCCTGATGGCCATGGAGGATGAGCCGCGACAGCAACTCGGTCGCGAACTTCGTCGCTACAGTTACGCTGCTCCCTGGGGAAATCCCTCGGAAGGAACACGCGAAGACCTTCCAAACATTTCGAATTCGGATGTTCGCGAGCACTTCTCCAGATTCGTTCGTCCCAACAAGTCCATCCTTGGGATCGCCGGAAATGTTTCGCCTGATCAAATTCGACGTGTCCTGGAAGAGTCCTTTTCCGGCTGGGGCCCTGGTGAAGAATTCGAAGTGGTGGCGGGAGCACGGCCGGAGTCGCCTTTCCACATCACGCACGACAGCACTCAGACGCATATCGGCCTGTCCTGGGAAAGTGTCCCGTACAACCATGATCGTTACTTTGAAGCATGGGCTGCCGTGAGTTTGCTGAGTGGGGGTATGAGCTCCCGGCTCTTCACCGAGGTGCGGGAAAAACGCGGGCTGTGTTATGCCATCTCTGCATCTCTCAGCACATTGAAAGATGAAGGTCGTGTCTTCGCCTACGCGGGAACGACGACCGAACGGGCTCAGGAAACTCTGGATGTCACGATGTCTGAAGTCCATCGTCTTCACGAAGGCATCACTGACGAAGAACTCGATCGCTGCAAAGCTCGTGCAAAGAGTTCACTTGTCATGCAGCAGGAGTCGACGATGTCTCGTGCCTCATCAATGGCACGAGACATTTATCACATGGGGCGTGTCGTGACGCTGGATGAAATCCGCCGCAGAATCAACGAGTTGACAGTTGAACGCGTACGCCAGTTCGTTTTGGATTACTCACCCAAATCGACAGTGCTTGTGACTCTTGGACCAAAGCCGCTGAGCCTGCCTTGCACCTAA
- a CDS encoding enolase C-terminal domain-like protein: MGHGKASDIRIKEVSVAFESVPYRSALKFGGRIVDHAWLMNATMTVETQNGRYAIGHGSIPVGNVWAWPSGNVDPADTDRAMKAFAQEVVELFDSYPGTGHPLEIEFEVSAEYDHQAHRIARSLGLDEPLPPLAQLVAASPVDAAMHDAYGRLHKASSFNVLSSEFCNVDLSEYLDDQFAGEYLDQYTLREPVATLPLYHLIGAIDPLTEADVTERPQDGLPVTLPEWIAADGLTHLKIKLNGDDLDWDVERVLAIDRVATDAQTARGCSSWVYSCDFNEKCSSADYVIEFLNRIKAASSAAFDRIQYIEQPTSRDLDAEGAPEMHAVSKIKPVVIDEALVSYEALLKARELGYSGVALKACKGQTESLLMAAAAQKFGMFLCVQDLTCPGASFLHSCSLAARIPGIAAIEGNARQYCPGANVKLGKRFPGLFNITSGTVDTSRLNGQGLGFQ, from the coding sequence ATGGGTCACGGCAAAGCCAGCGACATTCGTATCAAAGAGGTCAGCGTGGCGTTCGAATCGGTTCCTTACCGTTCCGCTCTGAAGTTTGGCGGAAGAATTGTTGATCACGCCTGGTTGATGAATGCAACCATGACCGTTGAGACGCAAAACGGGCGATATGCCATCGGCCACGGTAGTATCCCTGTTGGAAACGTTTGGGCGTGGCCGTCCGGAAATGTGGACCCAGCCGATACCGACCGGGCGATGAAGGCCTTCGCCCAGGAAGTTGTGGAATTGTTCGATTCTTATCCCGGGACCGGCCATCCGCTTGAGATCGAATTTGAAGTGTCAGCTGAATACGATCATCAGGCCCATCGCATCGCTCGTTCTCTGGGGCTTGATGAGCCACTGCCACCGCTTGCACAACTGGTTGCTGCCAGCCCGGTTGATGCCGCAATGCATGACGCGTATGGGCGACTGCACAAGGCCAGCAGCTTTAACGTCTTGTCGTCTGAGTTTTGTAATGTTGATCTCAGTGAGTATCTGGATGACCAGTTTGCTGGTGAGTACCTGGATCAGTACACGTTGCGGGAGCCTGTCGCGACTCTGCCGCTCTATCATTTGATTGGCGCGATCGATCCTCTGACGGAAGCTGATGTCACGGAACGCCCGCAGGACGGGCTTCCTGTCACGCTGCCGGAGTGGATTGCTGCCGATGGTCTTACACACTTGAAGATCAAACTAAACGGTGACGATCTTGACTGGGATGTTGAGCGTGTGCTTGCTATCGACCGCGTCGCAACAGATGCACAAACGGCCCGCGGTTGCAGCTCCTGGGTCTACTCATGCGACTTCAATGAGAAATGCAGCTCCGCCGATTATGTGATTGAATTCCTGAACCGTATCAAGGCGGCGTCTTCCGCCGCATTCGACCGGATTCAGTACATCGAACAACCGACGAGTCGAGATCTGGACGCAGAGGGCGCCCCGGAGATGCATGCCGTTTCAAAGATCAAACCTGTGGTGATCGATGAAGCACTGGTTTCTTACGAAGCACTTTTGAAAGCCAGAGAACTTGGCTATTCCGGTGTTGCGTTAAAAGCCTGCAAAGGACAAACCGAATCATTGCTGATGGCCGCGGCGGCTCAGAAATTTGGAATGTTCCTTTGCGTGCAGGATCTCACCTGCCCGGGGGCTTCATTCCTGCATTCGTGCAGTTTGGCCGCTCGTATCCCCGGGATTGCTGCAATTGAAGGCAATGCCCGCCAGTATTGCCCGGGGGCAAACGTTAAACTCGGAAAGCGATTTCCAGGATTGTTCAACATTACGTCCGGCACTGTAGATACAAGCCGTCTGAATGGGCAGGGACTGGGTTTCCAGTAA
- a CDS encoding CbiX/SirB N-terminal domain-containing protein has protein sequence MNTTTGVIVVDHGSRREASNQMLLDAVNCWRDQAMFGIVEPAHMELAQPDIATAFARCVQQGAARIVVFPYFLSPGRHSTTDIPDLVAEAARAHPGIVWSVAQPFGLHPALLQAMTDRIMDCDFTVGPPTAGS, from the coding sequence ATGAATACGACAACGGGTGTCATTGTCGTGGACCACGGTTCCCGTCGTGAGGCCAGCAACCAAATGCTGCTCGACGCGGTGAACTGCTGGCGGGATCAGGCGATGTTTGGAATTGTGGAGCCGGCGCACATGGAACTGGCCCAACCAGATATCGCCACCGCCTTTGCTCGGTGCGTCCAACAGGGAGCAGCACGAATTGTTGTGTTTCCGTATTTCCTTTCTCCGGGACGGCATTCGACGACGGACATCCCGGATCTGGTTGCTGAGGCGGCCAGGGCACATCCGGGCATTGTATGGAGCGTTGCCCAGCCATTCGGGTTGCACCCTGCCCTGCTGCAGGCCATGACCGACCGAATTATGGATTGTGACTTCACCGTGGGGCCGCCGACGGCAGGTTCGTGA
- a CDS encoding RDD family protein — MPIKVRCRACEAVLNVPEKAAGRVVLCKSCGGKVKVPVPAGSAPTGGNAGEPRRRRRPPAEETDSGDANAFGGDLFGGIDLNRAEDSRRKVCPACASPVHINDVECPKCKVTIATGVLSERQRLIKERKGPPPAEFYSKIWSDGGKFLKKHMNYAVLTAVIWSITLSMAGTCSYAYNWYIKGRTAELLESMKEANGVIEGDTLVINIEKGGNTTYDGKRYTAKSEAQTIRLPSPYLQPFRDPPAIFWLGMTIVFQLGFGGWGWILAVKIAQLTMEGQKKIKRFQFDFFATLTMGFRFYFWPVVLMAPLIWIIPLLAVTGGRNGQIGAGILASVLFLLPMLLFLPAAVVHTTQKYGYRAWLINWMARDFGKTIAPSLYIAGLNIVLVLLVPIILAGVGIALQARLLATALNAQSEVLGWLASNLVDMGDGSMRFLFYELPLTFGALFIIYALLCSLVSFPAVFMMRVIGLYGLYFKPDLSLVNEFPDNTPVGFGPRFLAFLVDYIIMIVLLIPASVLGYLGALMFVYYGYPELGQKLNNVVYAISALALWGIYFAKGESGAARATLGKWSLGLIVLRDDGKPLTPKQAFGRVASAFVTSITFYIGFIMCAFRSDRKAMHDLMSKSKVIWRSDETE, encoded by the coding sequence ATGCCGATCAAGGTTCGCTGCCGTGCCTGCGAGGCCGTTTTGAATGTGCCTGAAAAGGCAGCTGGTCGCGTCGTGCTCTGCAAGAGTTGTGGCGGGAAGGTCAAGGTTCCCGTTCCCGCCGGATCTGCGCCGACTGGTGGAAATGCCGGTGAGCCGCGTCGTCGTCGTCGCCCTCCTGCTGAGGAGACCGACAGCGGGGATGCAAACGCATTTGGCGGTGATTTGTTTGGTGGAATCGATCTCAATCGAGCTGAAGACTCGCGCCGCAAAGTCTGTCCCGCGTGTGCGTCTCCGGTGCACATTAACGACGTCGAATGCCCGAAGTGCAAAGTGACGATTGCCACGGGGGTATTGAGCGAGCGGCAACGTCTGATTAAAGAACGCAAGGGACCACCACCGGCGGAGTTCTATTCGAAGATCTGGAGTGACGGCGGAAAATTCCTGAAGAAGCATATGAATTATGCTGTGCTGACCGCGGTCATCTGGTCCATAACTCTTTCGATGGCTGGCACTTGTAGCTACGCGTATAACTGGTACATCAAGGGACGGACTGCCGAGCTACTGGAAAGCATGAAAGAAGCAAACGGGGTGATCGAAGGTGACACTCTGGTCATCAACATCGAAAAAGGTGGAAACACAACGTACGACGGAAAACGTTACACCGCAAAATCCGAGGCTCAGACAATTCGCCTGCCCTCACCCTATCTTCAGCCCTTTCGCGATCCGCCGGCAATCTTCTGGCTGGGGATGACCATTGTATTTCAGCTCGGCTTTGGGGGCTGGGGCTGGATCCTCGCCGTAAAAATTGCCCAGTTGACGATGGAAGGGCAGAAGAAGATTAAACGCTTCCAGTTTGATTTCTTTGCGACGTTGACCATGGGCTTTCGATTCTATTTCTGGCCGGTTGTGTTGATGGCCCCGCTCATCTGGATCATTCCACTTCTGGCCGTGACTGGTGGCCGAAATGGGCAGATCGGGGCCGGGATTCTGGCGAGCGTGCTCTTCCTGCTTCCGATGTTGTTGTTTCTGCCGGCTGCCGTGGTTCACACCACGCAAAAGTACGGATACCGAGCGTGGTTGATCAACTGGATGGCGCGCGATTTTGGCAAGACAATTGCCCCATCGCTGTATATCGCTGGCCTGAATATCGTGCTGGTGCTGCTGGTTCCCATCATTCTGGCAGGAGTTGGTATCGCCTTGCAGGCTCGGTTGCTGGCGACGGCACTGAATGCCCAGAGCGAAGTGCTGGGCTGGCTGGCGTCAAACCTTGTGGATATGGGCGACGGTTCCATGCGGTTCTTGTTTTACGAGCTGCCGCTGACGTTTGGGGCGTTGTTCATTATCTACGCACTGCTGTGCAGCCTGGTGTCTTTTCCAGCCGTGTTCATGATGCGGGTCATCGGTCTTTACGGTCTCTACTTCAAGCCGGATCTTTCGCTGGTGAATGAATTCCCGGACAATACGCCTGTTGGATTCGGGCCTCGTTTCCTGGCGTTCCTGGTGGATTACATCATCATGATTGTCCTGCTGATTCCCGCCTCTGTGCTGGGTTATCTGGGGGCACTGATGTTTGTCTACTATGGCTATCCGGAACTCGGTCAGAAGCTGAACAATGTTGTTTACGCAATTTCAGCGCTGGCATTGTGGGGCATTTATTTTGCCAAAGGAGAATCCGGAGCTGCGAGGGCCACTTTGGGAAAATGGAGCCTTGGGTTAATTGTATTGCGTGATGACGGTAAGCCGTTGACGCCGAAACAGGCGTTTGGGCGAGTTGCGTCTGCATTCGTTACATCGATCACGTTTTACATCGGCTTCATCATGTGCGCATTCCGATCGGATCGAAAGGCGATGCACGACCTGATGAGCAAATCAAAAGTGATCTGGCGTTCCGATGAGACAGAATGA
- a CDS encoding HEAT repeat domain-containing protein — protein sequence MNLRRPWVILLAGVLSASGSGCAVYNAVTSTSHSSSGPNGTAERFVSIGRTFENQSRYDQAEMMYRKALRIRPNDETIQSHLTQLADRRAGRDFGADSIDRAVAMADAVSGRKTSSFLAAEAKAVAVEAALSGIPEQAEKLVPSNSGTASLNSVELENLPTIAQAAGTIAVEQSAVSTSGRMRISEWSEEETDPAGLVLLSESSADETWDDVAPIPPQIDAFVDVPLPAPSDTNLVSMDQLYAATDDIEANVTVIIRALQHGDSTDTKTLAAALLGDCQSNAAESSSALSAALKTESDQGLLLAIADSQTQRGIADESTVQTLLSISRDATSPHQVQAVSSLRYFAASPAARQCEQHLAHLVDTGSENVRAAAVLTLADFEESAITLTALEELVSDDNEERVREAARAAIERKKVQTAPAGRSSL from the coding sequence ATGAATTTACGTCGACCCTGGGTCATCCTGCTCGCAGGAGTCCTGTCAGCCTCCGGCAGTGGGTGCGCCGTTTACAATGCGGTCACATCCACGTCGCATTCTTCATCGGGCCCCAACGGGACTGCGGAGCGGTTCGTATCAATCGGAAGAACGTTTGAAAACCAGAGCCGATACGATCAAGCCGAAATGATGTATCGTAAAGCTCTGCGAATCCGCCCCAATGATGAAACCATCCAGAGTCACTTGACACAGCTTGCTGACCGGCGAGCTGGCAGAGATTTCGGTGCCGACTCCATCGATCGAGCCGTCGCGATGGCAGACGCAGTCAGCGGCCGGAAAACTTCCAGCTTCCTCGCTGCCGAAGCAAAGGCCGTTGCCGTTGAAGCAGCCCTCTCCGGGATACCTGAGCAGGCCGAAAAGCTGGTTCCTTCGAATTCAGGCACTGCTTCTTTGAATTCAGTAGAACTGGAAAACCTTCCCACGATTGCTCAGGCTGCCGGGACAATTGCTGTTGAGCAATCCGCTGTCTCGACCTCCGGACGAATGAGAATCTCTGAATGGTCTGAGGAAGAGACGGATCCTGCCGGACTTGTTCTGCTCAGCGAGTCATCCGCTGACGAGACCTGGGACGATGTGGCTCCGATTCCACCACAGATCGATGCATTTGTCGATGTCCCACTGCCAGCGCCATCGGATACCAATCTCGTTTCGATGGACCAGCTCTACGCAGCAACTGATGATATTGAAGCCAACGTGACCGTGATCATCCGTGCGTTGCAACATGGAGACAGCACGGACACCAAGACCCTGGCGGCAGCACTGCTGGGAGACTGCCAATCCAATGCGGCTGAATCATCGTCGGCACTGTCTGCGGCTCTGAAAACCGAATCCGATCAGGGACTGTTGCTGGCAATTGCTGATTCCCAAACTCAACGCGGCATCGCAGACGAGTCGACGGTTCAGACTCTGTTGAGCATCAGTCGCGACGCAACATCACCTCATCAGGTTCAGGCGGTTTCCAGCCTTAGATACTTCGCAGCGTCGCCTGCCGCTCGGCAGTGCGAGCAGCATTTGGCACACCTGGTCGACACAGGCAGCGAGAATGTCAGAGCGGCAGCCGTGCTGACCCTGGCAGACTTCGAGGAGTCAGCCATTACGCTGACTGCACTGGAAGAACTTGTCTCCGATGACAACGAAGAAAGAGTGCGAGAAGCCGCGCGAGCTGCCATCGAACGAAAAAAAGTACAGACCGCACCCGCAGGCAGGTCGTCTCTCTGA
- a CDS encoding polysaccharide biosynthesis/export family protein: MHNQHQPCSSQSRLTGQPPRPGIIQTSLFAPIALLLGAVATLSGCQTIDAVPVSRVPRALLQGDLKDKYEDISLLRLRQDPPDVYLLGPGDVLGISIDKIIGSAESLPPVHYPEDSNLPPAIGYPVPVREDGTVALPLVDAVKVGGMSLVEATAKIRNAYIYPKAYIKEGQDDKVILTLIRKRTTRVLVIREESGGAADISKRGTGHIVDLPAYENDVLTALSKTGGMPGTDAKNEVLIYRGMYSDAVSYDSIMNNLCLDACQDPCFCNEAPVPDPPNLTRIPLRYNPANPPAFNQNDVILSEGDILIIRSRDKETFFTAGVLGGGEHPLPRDKDLDIIGAIALAGGPLGNAGTGVMAIGGRGGMGGGGRGGSSGTNCQPSEAIIIRELPCGDQISMKVNLNRALQYRSERVLIQPGDVIVLRYTLAEEVGNALLNLVQFNFLMNGFGGGRF, encoded by the coding sequence ATGCATAATCAACATCAGCCATGTAGTTCTCAGTCACGCTTGACTGGCCAACCGCCAAGGCCGGGAATCATCCAGACATCCCTCTTCGCTCCGATCGCGCTGCTGCTGGGGGCTGTGGCAACTTTGTCCGGCTGCCAGACAATCGACGCGGTCCCGGTTTCACGGGTGCCCAGAGCTCTTCTTCAGGGCGACCTCAAGGACAAGTACGAAGACATTTCCCTGCTCCGTCTGCGACAGGATCCTCCGGATGTTTATCTTCTGGGGCCCGGCGATGTACTTGGGATTTCCATCGACAAGATCATCGGAAGCGCAGAATCACTGCCTCCGGTTCACTATCCGGAAGATTCAAATCTGCCTCCGGCAATCGGATATCCAGTACCTGTTCGAGAAGATGGAACCGTTGCACTGCCACTCGTTGACGCAGTCAAGGTCGGTGGAATGTCGCTTGTAGAAGCAACCGCCAAAATCCGAAACGCCTACATCTACCCGAAGGCGTACATCAAGGAAGGCCAGGACGACAAAGTTATCCTGACGCTTATTCGGAAGAGGACAACCCGAGTGCTGGTGATCCGGGAAGAGTCTGGTGGAGCAGCTGATATATCCAAGCGGGGTACAGGCCACATTGTCGACCTGCCCGCGTACGAAAATGACGTCCTGACCGCCCTGAGCAAGACCGGTGGGATGCCCGGTACGGATGCAAAGAATGAAGTTCTCATCTACCGGGGAATGTATTCTGACGCAGTCAGCTACGATTCGATCATGAACAATCTGTGCCTGGATGCCTGTCAGGATCCCTGCTTCTGCAACGAAGCTCCCGTTCCTGACCCACCCAATCTGACCCGCATCCCATTGCGATATAACCCTGCAAATCCTCCGGCATTCAATCAGAATGATGTGATCCTGAGCGAAGGCGACATCCTGATCATTCGAAGTCGGGACAAGGAAACATTCTTCACGGCAGGAGTTCTGGGAGGCGGAGAGCATCCACTACCTCGAGACAAAGATCTGGACATTATCGGAGCCATTGCTCTTGCAGGTGGTCCACTTGGAAATGCCGGCACCGGAGTCATGGCGATCGGAGGCCGTGGTGGAATGGGCGGAGGAGGACGAGGTGGCTCATCCGGAACAAATTGCCAGCCATCTGAAGCCATTATCATTCGTGAACTGCCATGCGGTGACCAGATCTCAATGAAGGTGAACCTCAATCGCGCCCTGCAATATCGCTCTGAGCGAGTGCTCATCCAGCCGGGAGATGTGATCGTGCTGCGATACACACTGGCGGAAGAAGTTGGTAACGCACTGCTGAACCTTGTCCAGTTCAACTTCCTGATGAACGGTTTCGGCGGCGGCCGGTTCTAA
- a CDS encoding N-formylglutamate amidohydrolase: MPAKKTTVRTADSAGNIAESPHQQTQVVVTCEHGGNHIPADYQPLFANASKVLSSHRGWDPGALGIARTFASDLKAPLYFSTISRLLVELNRSTWHKQLFSEFTVGLSGSERQLILEKYYRPYRKRVTDFICSQLDQGNNVVHISMHSFTPVFDGVCRTTDIGLLYDPRRKTEKDLCREWKRNLRAVFPGWRLHCNQPYRGAADGLTTQLRKTTEHLSCAAVYCGIEVEVNQRLCSGDRKAHGLQIAKGLRSALTEAMRLQDWNNEKS; this comes from the coding sequence ATGCCAGCTAAGAAAACGACGGTCCGCACTGCGGACTCGGCAGGGAACATTGCTGAGAGCCCTCACCAGCAAACTCAGGTTGTCGTGACCTGTGAGCATGGTGGAAACCATATTCCTGCCGACTACCAACCTCTGTTCGCCAATGCATCGAAAGTTCTTTCGTCGCATCGGGGATGGGATCCTGGTGCGTTGGGAATTGCCAGAACGTTCGCCAGTGACCTGAAGGCTCCATTGTATTTTTCGACCATATCTCGGTTGCTCGTCGAACTGAATCGATCGACGTGGCACAAACAGTTGTTCTCTGAGTTTACCGTTGGTCTGAGCGGCTCAGAAAGGCAACTCATTCTGGAGAAGTACTACCGGCCCTACCGCAAAAGGGTGACGGACTTCATTTGCAGCCAGCTGGATCAGGGCAACAATGTCGTGCATATTTCGATGCATTCATTTACTCCTGTATTCGATGGCGTCTGCAGAACCACAGATATCGGGTTGCTTTATGATCCGCGTCGTAAGACAGAAAAAGACCTGTGTCGTGAATGGAAGCGAAACCTTCGCGCGGTCTTTCCCGGGTGGCGTTTGCACTGCAATCAGCCATATCGAGGTGCCGCGGATGGATTGACGACTCAACTCCGAAAAACGACGGAGCATCTTTCCTGCGCTGCGGTGTACTGTGGAATTGAAGTTGAAGTCAACCAACGGCTTTGTTCAGGCGACCGAAAGGCGCATGGACTACAGATTGCAAAAGGGTTACGCAGCGCACTCACAGAAGCGATGAGGCTTCAGGACTGGAACAACGAAAAAAGCTGA
- a CDS encoding NAD(P)H-hydrate epimerase encodes MSSLNHSLSRDQVRNIDACAIRELGIPGALLMENAARGLCDILMEKLDDEPHPRVLIVCGTGNNGGDGLALARLLSANGRSASTVIVDDGKLLQGDAELNERILMNAGLFPNRTSPEQLGLVLGQLNESDWVVDALLGTGLTGPPREPYRSVIHAINRCSARVLSVDLPSGMNCDTGEALETCVKADETVSFVARKRGFDHPAATSLTGRIHVCHIGLPLEWLSQHINAS; translated from the coding sequence ATGTCTTCACTCAATCATTCATTGAGCCGGGATCAGGTCCGGAACATTGATGCGTGCGCGATCAGGGAGCTTGGGATTCCGGGAGCACTGCTGATGGAGAACGCAGCTCGAGGACTGTGCGACATCCTGATGGAGAAGCTGGACGACGAGCCGCACCCCAGGGTTCTGATTGTCTGCGGCACCGGGAATAACGGAGGGGATGGTTTGGCGCTGGCTCGCTTACTGTCTGCGAATGGCCGGTCAGCCAGCACAGTGATCGTTGACGACGGGAAGTTGCTGCAAGGTGACGCGGAGCTTAACGAAAGGATTCTGATGAACGCGGGCCTTTTTCCAAATCGGACTTCGCCGGAGCAGCTCGGCTTAGTTCTGGGACAGCTCAACGAATCGGATTGGGTCGTCGATGCCCTGTTGGGTACGGGATTAACCGGCCCGCCGCGTGAGCCGTATCGATCCGTGATCCATGCGATCAATCGATGTTCGGCCCGGGTACTTTCAGTAGATCTTCCGTCGGGGATGAACTGCGACACGGGGGAGGCACTGGAGACGTGCGTGAAAGCTGACGAAACGGTGAGTTTCGTGGCCCGCAAACGAGGCTTCGATCATCCAGCGGCTACTTCGCTCACGGGCAGGATCCATGTCTGCCATATCGGATTACCACTGGAGTGGCTGAGTCAGCACATCAATGCCAGCTAA